Proteins encoded by one window of Aphidius gifuensis isolate YNYX2018 linkage group LG2, ASM1490517v1, whole genome shotgun sequence:
- the LOC122850711 gene encoding uncharacterized protein PFB0765w, with product MMDSWISVIIEWINCLEINDKTISDIDELQDEAFYNKLLSQINYYDDATSCETSSLIEKFIKNEYPEFIEYTSDILNNNVYISSLLLLTASQKVSFHRPMCTLKNDTQVYIKKFLEVILPFGKSITPDIMMTTILEMSDATPKTPTSLTPRECRPLKNFFTSPAAQSAQKYRIINERTRELRLLKAQLETERFEKTDLLEDLKIQEDKLITLQKKLDEKTAEIKLIKLEKSKLMTPQSARKNKKQEQHKEQRLTKEIENLELFNSKLKDELDQLQYETKDLNQKLISKERQNETLKDKSNTCQRNLELLNIQLELKNNELLDLRAQNEELRSHINNMQKCTFDADQSFEIDQMPRAISPTSSLNTSEVLSTIIDIQLQEAKEETAKLQTQLDNVNVKLKEALKTCDEFNKSQELFNVQAIEYDNMKINLENKEFEHSETIKQLDLLVDKKNIIINNLKCVKDQLCEKANLLEKSETQRQLLDSTLKENYEKIKQLEINIDKLTNDLDDKNNKIQQMNIDQLKLNENLNNYQQQIAQLETQLNQQKFEFKNEMENFELKINKLTNEKDQLIKNLNSQIIEMENYKINQSTLIQEKEIKLLELIELNDELQSQLKQERNNIMELSKQKRDLESNLSIVEAKNLTLISQISKLDIDIDNANKKINKLEERSKEYETKYENSLEKIDFLTCESEKLGNINTEATAEISRLKEFQENLENQLTQEHENCIKLVTEKANLEHLVSSKNLETTDLTYKLQDLQAHIEQDKLKYQQLETQYANLTSDYQEASVKINDLASTAQSRIKELDDQYNSIKIQLSNEKVHHDNINREKNHLENQLSLEKNKTIKLDDKLLESQGKIIEITENYNKLNNKYIELEKQNLTTQEKLEMNNDELKNLQQKEEKLKTLELEIKNIIDEKNIIINNLKCVKDQLCEKANLLEKSETQRQLLDSTLKENYEKINQLEINTDKLTNDLDDKNNKIQQMNIDLELKMKNIINEKNISEEKMQSIIDNLQEIRSSQDVILETQSKALTAKQHEFDNLEKQFINEVDVAKEKNNKLIEESIALTAINQEKLKTIENEYKLNLENEQQQIHMLKNKILKLNSNLCELMDLSKILCSIIQLKGQNVPIDLSNKKQQLLQIKFDDDDDTNLSRNNCDLINIINKVISSRKNIEEKLSLLKKSWLSITSDTQNILTTTLSACDELKHLESIKIEQDKLFNNIHDRLSMSSTSFIDILTSTLTWIIDNINNDAPMNVDDDKINREKLHYENEINNIYNNNNDDIENDLAMIELKIKEFKSCSSSYEINLKSGTIKREQNCEEKLNKEKKEMKDKLDSMRLRNSKLEKNIDDIRSDNKKLKTEMSLLNLDKSEIEKLKIQIQQLNEKIKCLNNEKDELQKQQNNNDEFNDKLTQVHIEYGEKLEKIKQKMKLAYNEQMTKLKQEQEKAILENTKSMQAKMEQQCKKYTQDIERYSKHNKSLSFKSWDVSEKLIVEIKEKEKALAKLEEIQDKYQRLQLKFVSSSPIEQANNSYDDKAESFEFKNIDYIPEIKQEKQDEAAAAAETSRRQSVKSIQAMGNAFKAEDEEEVFDNVYLTDLKEGRFQTSDYSTDFERLSELRMRNSMCKPHLKSSYAAESLMHSLQVTEEDIKNGPITEDVFNDSLSQSLLPGQKIKKKDRTQTSYKRPGPPTPSKNGGRLSLQGNELKSPNSRVLKERNDKKTTATPKRLKDFFGVASLSKRQDENAPVTPKRRLSHLFRKPRSHDRPL from the exons aTGATGGATTCATGGATTAGTGTTATTATTGAATGG ataaattgtttggagataaatgataaaacaataagtGACATTGATGAGCTTCAAGATGAGgcattttacaataaattactatctcaaataaattattatgatgatgctACTTCTTGTGAGACATCAAgtctaattgaaaaatttattaaaaatgaatatccTGAATTTATAGAGTATACAAGTgacatattaaataataatgtttatattaGTTCATTATTACTTTTGACTGCATCACAAAAAGTATCATTTCATCGTCCAATGTgtacattaaaaaatgatactcaagtgtatattaaaaaatttcttgaagtTATATTACCATTTGGTAAAAGTATAACACCAGATATTATGATGACAACTATTTTAGAAATGAGTGATGCAACACCAAAGACACCAACTTCATTGACACCCAGAGAATGTCgtccattaaaaaatttttttacctcacCAGCAGCACAATCAGCTCAAAAATATCgtattattaatgaaagaaCTCGTGAATTAAGATTATTAAAAGCACAATTAGAAACAGaaagatttgaaaaaacaGATTTacttgaagatttaaaaattcaagaagacAAGTTAAtaacattacaaaaaaaacttgatgaaaaaacaGCTGAgatcaaattaattaagcttgaaaaatcaaaattaatgacaCCTCAAtcagcaagaaaaaataaaaaacaagaacaaCACAAAGAACAACGTTTAActaaagaaattgaaaatcttgaattatttaattcaaagcTAAAAGATGAGCTGGATCAACTTCAATATGAAACAAAAGATTtgaaccaaaaattaatttccaaaGAACGTCAAAATGAAACATTAAAAGACAAATCAAATACATGTCAAAGAAATTtagaattattgaatattcaacttgaattaaaaaacaatgaattacTAGATCTTCGAGCCCAAAATGAAGAGTTAAGAtctcatattaataatatgcaAAAATGTACATTTGATGCTGATCAAAGTTTTGAGATTGATCAAATGCCAAGAGCAATATCACCAACATCAAGTCTCAATACATCTGAGGTATTGAGCACAATTATTGATATTCAACTTCAAGAAGCCAAGGAAGAAACAGCTAAACTTCAAACACAATTGGACAATGTCAATGTTAAACTTAAAGAGGCATTAAAAACTtgtgatgaatttaataaatcacaagaattatttaatgtacAAGCTATTGAGTATGACAATATGAAGAttaatcttgaaaataaagaatttgaaCATTCAGAAACAATTAAACAGCTAGATTtattagttgataaaaaaaatattattattaataatttaaaatgtgttAAAGATCAGCTATGTGAAAAAGctaatttacttgaaaaatcagAAACACAAAGACAACTATTAGACTCGacattgaaagaaaattatgagaaaataaaacaactagaaattaatattgataaattgacaaatgatcttgatgataaaaataataaaattcaacaaatgaatATTGATCAGCTAaagttaaatgaaaatttaaataattatcaacaacaaattgctCAATTAGAGAcacaattaaatcaacaaaaattcgAGTTTAAAAATGAGAtggaaaattttgaattaaaaattaataaattgacaaatgaAAAAGATCAATTG attaaaaatctaaatagtcaaataatagaaatggaaaattataaaatcaatcaaaGCACATTaattcaagaaaaagaaattaaattacttgaatTAATCGAGTTAAATGATGAACTTCAAAGTCAATTAAAACAAGAACGAAATAATATCATGGAACtgtcaaaacaaaaaagagatcttgaatcaaatttatcaatagttGAGGCAAAAAATCTTACATTAATTTctcaaatatcaaaattagatattgatattgataatgcaaataaaaaaattaataaacttgaaGAACGATCAAAAGAATACGAGACAAAGTATGAAAATTCattggaaaaaattgattttcttACATGTGAAAGTGAAAAACTTGGTAATATTAATACTGAAGCTACTGCTGAAATATCAAGACTCaaagaatttcaagaaaatcttgaaaatcaattgacACAAGAACATGAAAATTGCATTAAATTAGTTACTGAAAAAGCAAATTTAGAACATCTTGTGTCAAGTAAAAATCTTGAAACAACTGatttaacatataaattaCAAGATTTACAAGCTCACATTGAAcaggataaattaaaatatcaacaacttGAAACACAATATGCCAACTTGACATCAGACTATCAAGAGGCATcagtgaaaataaatgatttagcATCAACTGCTCAATCACGTATAAAAGAACTTGATGATCAGTACAATTCTATAAAGATACAATTATCCAATGAAAAAGTAcatcatgataatattaatagagaaaaaaatcatttagaaaatcaactgtcattagaaaaaaataaaacaattaaacttGATGACAAATTATTAGAGAGTCAGgggaaaataattgaaatcactgaaaattataataaattaaataataaatatattgaattggaaaaacaaaatttaacaacacaagaaaaattagaaatgaatAATGATGAACTCAAAAATTTACAgc aaaaagaagaaaagctCAAGACTCTTGagttggaaataaaaaatataattgatgaaaaaaatattattattaataatttaaaatgtgttAAAGATCAGCTATGTGAAAAAGctaatttacttgaaaaatcagAAACACAAAGACAACTATTAGACTCgacattaaaagaaaattatgaaaaaataaatcaactagaaattaatactgataaattgacaaatgatcttgatgataaaaataataaaattcaacaaatgaatATTGATCTTgagttgaaaatgaaaaatataattaatgaaaaaaatataagtgaaGAGAAAATGCAAAgtatcattgataatttacaaGAAATAAGATCTAGTCAAGATGTCATATTGGAGACACAATCAAAGGCCCTTACTGCCAAACAACATGAATTTGATAAtcttgaaaaacaatttatcaatgaagTTGACgttgcaaaagaaaaaaataacaaattaattgaagAATCAATTGCTTTGACAGCAattaatcaagaaaaattaaaaaccattgaaaatgaatataaattaaatttagaaaatgaacaacaacaaattcatatgttaaaaaataaaatattaaaattaaatagcaATCTTTGTGAATTGatggatttatcaaaaatactcTGTTCAATTATTCAACTAAAAGGACAAAATGTACCAATTGATTTGtctaataaaaaacaacaattgttacaaattaaatttgatgatgatgatgat acaaatttatctcgaaataattgtgatttgataaatattattaacaaagtcATAAGTAGtcgtaaaaatattgaagaaaaattgagTTTGCTAAAAAAATCATGGCTGTCAATAACATCAGatacacaaaatatattaactaCAACTTTATCAGCTTGTGATGAATTGAAACATCttgaatcaattaaaattgaacaagataaattatttaataatatacatgatcGTTTGTCAATGAGTTCAAcatcatttattgatattttaactAGTACACTAACATggattattgataatattaataatgatgctCCAATGAATGtcgatgatgataaaattaatcgaGAAAAGCTAcattatgaaaatgaaataaataatatttataataataataatgacgatATTGAGAATGATCTTGCAatgattgaattaaaaattaaagaatttaaaagtTGTTCAAGTtcatatgaaattaatttaaaatctggTACAATTAAACGTGAACAAAAttgtgaagaaaaattaaataaagaaaaaaaagaaatgaaagacAAGCTAGATTCAATGAGATTAAGAAAttcaaaattagaaaaaaatattgatgacatTAGatcagataataaaaaacttaaaactgaaatgtcattattaaatcttgataaatcagaaattgaaaaattaaaaatacaaattcaacaattaaatgaaaaaataaaatgtttaaataatgaaaaagatgaattacaaaaacaacaaaataacaatgatgaatttaatgacAAGTTAACACAAGTACACATTGAGTATggtgaaaaattagaaaaaattaaacaaaaaatgaaattagcATACAATGAACAAATGACCAAATTAAAACAAGAACAAGAAAAAGCTATATTAGAAAACACTAAATCAATGCAAGCTAAAATGGAACAACagtgtaaaaaatatactcaagACATTGAAAGATActcaaaacataataaaagtttatcatttaaatcttGGGATGTtagtgaaaaattaattgttgaaattaaagaaaaagaaaaagcattAGCTAAACTTGAAGAAATACAAGATAAATATCAACgtcttcaattaaaatttgtatcatcatcaccaattgAACAAGCTAATAATAGCTATGATGATAAAGCTgaatcatttgaatttaaaaatattgattatataccagaaattaaacaagaaaaacaagatgaagcagcagcagcagcagaaACATCAAGAAGACAATCTGTCAAGAGTATACAAGCTATGGGTAATGCATTTAAAgctgaagatgaagaagaagtatttgataatgtttatttaactgATTTAAAAGAAGGAAGATTTCAAACATCTGATTATAGTACAGATTTTGAAAGATTGAGTGAACTTAGAATGAGAAATTCAATGTGTAAACCtcatttaaaatcatcatatgCTGCTGAAAGTCTTATGCATTCTCTTCAAGTTACCGAAGAAGACATAAag aatGGACCAATAACTGAGGATGTATTTAATGACAGTCTTAGTCAGAGTCTTTTACCtggtcaaaaaattaaaaaaaaagatagaacaCAAACATCATATAAACGTCCTGGACCACCAACTCCAAGTAAAAATGGTGGTAGATTATCATTACAAGGCAATGAATTAAAAAGTCCAAATTCAAGAGTATTAAAAGAacgtaatgataaaaaaacaacagctaCACCAAAACGTCTTAAAGACTTTTTTGGTGTCGCATCATTATCAAAACGTCAAGATGAG AATGCACCTGTCACACCTAAACGGCGACTCAGTCATTTATTCAGAAAACCTCGTAGCCATGATCGTCCTTTGTGA
- the LOC122850233 gene encoding cohesin subunit SA-2 has translation MHRRGGKRIRMDDPVPPEYQEPMTPMTPMTPMTPMTPMTDNMNTDPQETYNNPYAVYNQGSQTPAHTSMGDEYSADTYSSPSTSQQQQQQQQQEITPAKETTTTTTNDDNQFEQPMTPAVVSSNMRITRNTRARLRGGTVNQPKYREIDNDFPTPTAPASSSSTAATATTAVIKQHKFGAGRGRGKKIQNNNSNNANININTNTNTNTNVNLNTNDDINNGGGGGGDEDSLYNVIRHNRMSLTNIVDDWIVKYKMNRDSALLMLMQFFINGSGCKGHITSEMQEHMEHVSIIRKMTEEFDEESGEYPLIMTGQPWKKFRANFCEFVQILVRQCQYSIIYDQFLMDNVISLLTGLSDSQVRAFRHTATLAAMKLMTALVDVALIVSVNLDNTQRQYEAERQKAREKRANDRLESLMSKRKELEENMDEIKNMLTYMFKSVFVHRYRDTLPEIRAICMAEIGIWMKKFHQNFLDDSYLKYIGWTLHDKVGEVRLKCLQALQPLYASEELKAKLELFTSKFKDRIVAMTLDKEYDVAVQAVKLVISILKHHREILTDKDCEHVYELVYSSHRAVAQAAGEFLNERLFTPDEEAIAGIKTKRGKKRLSNTPLIRDLVLFFIESELHEHGAYLVDSLIETNLMMKDWECMTDLLLEEAGPNEESLDNQKETSLIELMVCCIKQAATGEAPVGRGPTRKQLSAKEQKQVQDDKQKLTEHFIVTLPLLLDKYRADPEKLANLLSIPQYFELKTYSKLREERNLESLLEKIHIIVEKMHDDDVLETAAKTLEVMCQDEPSIFTKCDISRSTLIDSIVNKYKESIDEYRNLIEGAEIPDEDEIFNVVQSLKKVSIFFSCHNMNHCGIWNSLYKDIQDAKDITKKFPDKAIKYSISSCFFSILWGQHYIMEEKDMGTRGEDETHELHERLNMFMDLMRHFIIGNDNVNDNDKTINNSAILREEAYNTICDLLVVFCNQLSTNSNPLLHKLVYEPDLSMQNMLNEFIQEYVFCEEQDNQHDEHSKIEELHKRRNFLAGYCKLIVYNMIPTKSAADIFKHYVKYYNDYGDIIKTTLGKARDINKTHCALTMQLSLNILYNEIAETQKIDRGCPELLAIKELAKRFALSFGLDAVKNREAITALHREGVLFAITPPDGQELDPTGPPPNLPYLEILAEFTNKLLKQDKKLVLNFLDKRLQAGMPSSRGEDWQPLLLYRNSLLHGESDQVPVTSKRAYTRRKKDQLAEEEETEEPEDGSDHEFTGKQKKKRTPKKNTAANAGKSTNPKSSSTTTRANFFDSGDTTMANHLSPTHTNDELSSPLHQHEMDNQFQAMQIQTSKGKKHHESFETKELRRTSRNSGRYVRGQYNESDSE, from the exons ATGCATCGTCGTGGTGGTAAAAGAATTAGAATGGATGATCCAGTGCCACCAGAGTATCAGGAACCAATGACTCCAATGACACCAATGACACCAATGACACCGATGACACCAATGACTGACAATATGAATACTGATCCACAAGAAACATACAATAATCCATATGCAGTTTATAATCAGGGTTCACAAACACCAGCACATACATCAATGGGTGATGAATATTCAGCTGATACATATAGTTCACCAAGTAcatcacaacaacaacaacaacaacaacaacaagaaattACACCAGCaaaagaaacaacaacaacaacaacaaatgatgataatcaaTTTGAACAACCAATGACACCAGCAGTTGTATCATCAAATATGAGAATAACACGTAATACACGTGCACGTTTACGTGGTGGTACTGTTAATCAACCAAAATACAGagaaattgataatgattttcCAACACCAACAGcaccagcatcatcatcatcaacagcagcaacagcaacaacagctgtaataaaacaacataaattTGGTGCTGGACGTGGACgtggtaaaaaaatacaaaataataatagtaataatgcaaatataaatataaatacaaatacaaatacaaatacaaatgttaatttaaatacaaatgatgatattaataatggtggtggtggtggtggtgatgaagATAGTCTTTATAATGTTATTCGTCATAATCGTATGTCATtaacaaatattgttgatgattggattgttaaatataaaatgaatagaGATAGTGCATTATTAATGttgatgcaattttttataaatggtaGTGGTTGTAAAGGACATATAACATCTGAAATGCAAGAACACATGGAACATGTATCAATAATACGTAAAATGACTGAAGAATTTGATGAAGAAAGTGGTGAATATCCATTAATAATGACTGGTCAACCATGGAAAAAATTTCGTGCAAATTTTTGTGAATTTGTACAAATACTTGTACGTCAAtgtcaatattcaataatatatgatcaatttttaatggataatgttatatcattattaactGGTTTATCTGATTCACAAGTACGTGCATTTCGTCATACAGCAACACTTGCTGCAATGAAATTAATGACAGCACTTGTTGATGTTGCATTAATTGTATCagttaatttagataatacaCAACGTCAATATGAAGCTGAAAGACAAAAAGCACGTGAAAAAAGAGCAAATGATAGACTTGAATCATTAATGTCAAAACGTAAAGAACTTGAAGAAAATAtggatgaaattaaaaatatgttaacaTATATGTTTAAATCAGTATTTGTACATCGTTATCGTGATACATTACCAGAAATAAGAGCAATATGTATGGCTGAAATTGGTATTtggatgaaaaaatttcatcaaaattttttagatgattcatatttaaaatatattggcTGGACATTACATGATAAAGTTGGTGAAGTTAGATTAAAATGTTTACAAGCATTACAGCCACTTTATGCATCTGAAGAATTAAAAGCtaaacttgaattatttacaagtaaatttaaagataGAATTGTTGCAATGACACTTGATAAAGAATATGATGTTGCTGTACAAGCTGTTAAACTtgttatatcaatattaaaacatcATCGTGAAATATTAACAGATAAAGATTGTGAACATGTTTATGAATTAGTATATTCATCACATCGTGCTGTTGCACAAGCTGctggtgaatttttaaatgaaagatTATTTACACCAGATGAAGAGGCAATTGCTGGTATTAAAACAAAACGTGGTAAAAAACGTTTATCAAATACACCATTAATACGTgatttagtattattttttattgaatcagAATTACATGAACATGGTGCATATTTAGTTGATTCATTAattgaaacaaatttaatgatgaaagaTTGGGAATGTATGActgatttattattagaaGAAGCTGGTCCAAATGAAGAATCACTTGATAATCAAAAAGAAACATCACTTATTGAATTAATGGTATGTTGTATTAAACAAGCAGCAACTGGTGAAGCACCTGTTGGACGTGGACCAACAAGAAAACAATTATCAGCTAAAGAACAAAAACAAGTACaagatgataaacaaaaattaactgAACATTTTATTGTAacattaccattattattagataaatatCGTGCTGATCCAGAAAAATTagcaaatttattatcaataccaCAATATTTTGAGCTTAAAACATATAGTAAATTACGTGAAGAAAGAAATTTAGAAAGTTTACtagaaaaaatacatattattgttgaaaaaatgcatgatgatgatgtactTGAAACAGCTGCTAAAACATTAGAAGTTATGTGTCAAGATGAACCatcaatatttacaaaatgtgATATATCAAGATCAACATTAAttgattcaattgttaataaatataaagaatcaattgatgaatatagaaatttaattgaagGTGCTGAAATACCAGATgaagatgaaatatttaatgttgtacaatcattaaaaaaagtatcaattttttttagttgtcaTAATATGAATCATTGTGGTATATGGAATTCATTATATAAAGATATACAAGATGCCAAGgatattactaaaaaatttccagataaagctattaaatattcaataagttcatgttttttttcaatattatggGGACAACATTATATTATGGAAGAAAAAGATATGGGTACACGTGGTGAAGATGAAACACATGAATTACATGAAAGATTAAATATGTTTATGGATTTAATGagacattttattattggtaatgataatgttaatgataatgataaaacaatcaataattcagCAATATTACGTGAAGAAGCATACAATACAATATGTGAtttacttgttgttttttgtaatcaattatcaacaaatagtAATCCTTTACTTCATAAACTTGTTTATGAGCCTGATTTATCAATGCAAAATatgttaaatgaatttatacaaGAATATGTTTTTTGTGAAGAACAAGATAATCAACATGATGaacattcaaaaattgaagagttacataaaagaagaaattttttagctggttattgtaaattaattgtatacaaTATGATACCAACAAAATCAGCAGcagatatatttaaacattatgttaaatattataatgattatggtgatattattaaaacaacacTTGGTAAAGCTAgagatattaataaaacacatTGTGCATTGACAATGCAACTtagtttaaatatactttataatgaaattgctgaaacacaaaaaattgatagaGGTTGTCCAGAATTATTGGCAATTAAAGAACTTGCTAAAAGATTTGCTCTATCATTTGGTCTTGATGCTGTTAAAAATCGTGAAGCAATAACAGCACTTCATCGTGAGGGTGTATTATTTGCAATAACACCACCAGATGGACAAGAATTAGATCCAACTGGACCACCACCAAATTTACCATATCTTGAAATACTTGctgaatttacaaataaattattaaaacaagataaaaaacttgtattaaattttttggataaaaGATTACAAGCTGGTATGCCATCATCACGTGGTGAAGATTGGCAACCTTTATTGTTGTATAGAAATAGTTTATTACACGGTGAATCTGATCAAGTACCAGTAACAAGTAAAAGAGCATATACTAGACGTAAAAAAGATCAATTagctgaagaagaagaaacaGAAGAACCTGAAGATGGATCAGATCATGAATTTACAggaaaacaaaagaaaaaaagaacacccaaaaaaaatacagcagCTAATGCTGGTAAATCAACAAAtccaaaatcatcatcaacaacaacaagagcAAACTTTTTTGATTCTGGTGATACAACAATGGCTAATCATTTATCTCCAACTCACACTAATGATGAACTTTCAAGTCCATTGCATCAACACGAAATGGACAATCAATTTCAAGCAATGCAAATACAAACATCAAAagg aaaaaaaCATCACGAGAGTTTTGAGACAAAAGAACTTCGAAGAACATCCAGAAATTCTGGAAGATATGTACGAGGCCAGTACAAT GAATCTGATTCagagtaa